The Streptococcus sp. S5 genome contains a region encoding:
- the mnmA gene encoding tRNA 2-thiouridine(34) synthase MnmA, which yields MSDNSKTRVVVGMSGGVDSSVTALLLKQQGYDVIGIFMKNWDDTDENGVCTATEDYKDVAAVADQIGIPYYSVNFEKEYWDRVFEYFLAEYRAGRTPNPDVMCNKEIKFKAFLDYAMTLGANYVATGHYARVARDEDGIVHMLRGVDNGKDQTYFLSQLSQEQLQKTMFPLGHLEKPEVRRLAEEAGLATAKKKDSTGICFIGEKNFKEFLGNYLPAQPGRMMTIDGRDMGEHAGLMYYTIGQRGGLGIGGQQGGDNAPWFVVGKDLSQNILYVGQGFYHEALMSTSLQASQVHFTRNMPEEFTLECTAKFRYRQPDSKVTVHVKGDKAEVIFAEPQRAITPGQAVVFYDGEECLGGGLIDNAYRDGKVCQYI from the coding sequence ATGAGTGATAACTCGAAAACACGTGTTGTTGTTGGTATGAGTGGTGGAGTGGATTCATCTGTAACAGCTTTATTATTAAAGCAACAAGGTTACGATGTCATCGGCATCTTCATGAAAAACTGGGACGACACAGACGAAAATGGCGTCTGTACAGCTACAGAAGATTACAAAGATGTAGCAGCGGTTGCAGACCAAATTGGCATTCCTTACTATTCTGTCAACTTTGAGAAAGAATACTGGGATCGTGTCTTTGAATATTTCCTTGCCGAATACCGAGCTGGTCGAACACCAAATCCGGATGTCATGTGTAATAAGGAAATCAAATTTAAGGCCTTTTTAGATTATGCTATGACACTCGGTGCAAATTATGTAGCGACAGGGCACTATGCGCGTGTGGCGCGTGATGAAGATGGCATTGTTCATATGTTACGCGGCGTTGACAACGGGAAGGACCAAACTTATTTCTTAAGCCAGCTGTCACAAGAACAACTTCAAAAAACCATGTTCCCATTGGGACATTTGGAAAAGCCAGAGGTTCGTCGTCTAGCTGAAGAAGCTGGATTAGCAACAGCTAAAAAGAAAGACTCAACTGGGATTTGCTTTATCGGAGAAAAGAATTTCAAAGAATTTCTAGGGAACTATCTTCCTGCCCAACCAGGTCGAATGATGACCATCGATGGACGAGATATGGGTGAACATGCAGGTTTGATGTATTACACAATCGGTCAACGGGGTGGGCTTGGAATTGGTGGCCAACAAGGTGGAGACAATGCCCCATGGTTTGTAGTTGGGAAAGACCTCAGTCAAAATATTCTTTATGTCGGTCAAGGCTTCTACCATGAAGCATTGATGTCAACAAGTTTACAGGCTAGTCAAGTTCACTTTACACGAAATATGCCAGAAGAGTTTACATTAGAGTGTACAGCTAAGTTCCGCTATCGTCAGCCTGACTCCAAGGTGACTGTACACGTTAAAGGTGACAAGGCAGAAGTGATTTTCGCAGAACCTCAACGAGCCATTACACCAGGACAAGCTGTTGTTTTTTACGACGGTGAAGAGTGCCTAGGCGGTGGCTTGATTGACAATGCTTATCGGGATGGAAAAGTTTGTCAGTATATTTAG
- the sdaAA gene encoding L-serine ammonia-lyase, iron-sulfur-dependent, subunit alpha codes for MFYSIVDLVEQASTQYEGNVAELMIATEFELTGREREEVLRLMTRNLEVMIDSVKLGLNENHSRSGLTGGDAAKLDRYIKSGKTLSDLTVLTAAKNAIAVNEHNAKMGLVCATPTAGSAGCLPAVLTAATQKLGLNRQQQLDFLLTAGAFGLVIANNASISGAEGGCQAEVGSASAMSAAALTLAAGGTPYQASQAVCFVIKNMLGLICDPVAGLVEVPCVKRNAMGASYAFIAADMALAGIESKIPVDEVIDAMYQVGSSLPTAFRETAEGGLAATPTGRRLQKEIFGE; via the coding sequence ATGTTTTATTCAATTGTAGACCTCGTAGAACAAGCAAGCACGCAATACGAAGGAAACGTCGCAGAGTTAATGATTGCAACTGAATTTGAACTAACTGGTCGTGAACGAGAAGAAGTCCTACGATTAATGACCCGTAATTTAGAAGTGATGATTGATTCTGTAAAGTTAGGGTTAAATGAAAACCACTCTCGTAGTGGGTTAACCGGTGGGGATGCCGCAAAATTAGATCGCTATATCAAATCAGGAAAAACGTTATCTGACTTGACCGTCCTAACCGCAGCGAAGAATGCTATTGCCGTCAACGAACACAATGCTAAGATGGGACTGGTCTGCGCAACACCCACTGCAGGATCTGCTGGCTGCCTTCCCGCAGTTCTCACTGCAGCAACCCAAAAATTAGGGTTAAACCGTCAGCAACAATTAGATTTTCTACTGACAGCTGGAGCTTTTGGTTTAGTCATCGCCAATAATGCTTCTATTTCAGGTGCAGAAGGTGGTTGTCAAGCAGAAGTTGGTTCTGCTTCAGCTATGAGTGCGGCAGCATTGACACTAGCTGCTGGGGGAACTCCTTATCAAGCAAGTCAGGCAGTCTGTTTTGTCATCAAAAACATGCTTGGTCTCATTTGTGATCCAGTAGCAGGACTCGTGGAAGTTCCATGTGTCAAACGAAACGCAATGGGAGCCAGCTATGCCTTCATTGCTGCTGATATGGCCTTAGCAGGTATTGAATCAAAAATACCTGTTGATGAAGTGATTGACGCCATGTACCAAGTTGGATCTAGTCTTCCGACTGCCTTTAGAGAAACAGCTGAAGGAGGATTGGCAGCAACACCAACCGGACGTAGATTACAAAAAGAGATATTTGGAGAATAG
- a CDS encoding energy-coupling factor transporter transmembrane component T family protein: protein MNNMILGRYIPGNSIIHQLDPRGKLLSMFLFIFLLFWANNIQTNVLLFAFIFVLMYLTRISVSFYIKGLKSMIFIIAFTTIFQLFATSQGTILYQWWFFKLTDQGLMQAAIIFCRFILIIFYSTILTVTTTPLSLADAIEKLLTPLKIIKVPAHEIGLMLSMSLRFVPTLVDDTNRIMNAQRARGVDFGEGNLLKRIRSFIPILIPLFASSFKRADALAIAMEARGYKGGEGRTRYRTLQWGVKDTLALLVILCLMLIVFYLKNG from the coding sequence ATGAATAATATGATTTTGGGAAGGTATATTCCTGGAAACTCCATTATCCACCAACTAGATCCTCGTGGGAAGTTGCTCTCAATGTTTTTATTCATATTTCTTCTGTTTTGGGCAAATAATATCCAGACAAATGTTCTTCTCTTTGCTTTTATTTTTGTATTAATGTATCTAACGAGGATTTCGGTTAGTTTTTATATTAAAGGCTTAAAATCAATGATTTTTATCATTGCTTTTACAACTATTTTTCAATTATTTGCGACCTCTCAAGGAACTATTTTGTATCAATGGTGGTTTTTTAAATTAACCGACCAAGGATTGATGCAAGCTGCCATCATATTTTGTAGATTTATTTTAATCATTTTTTATTCGACGATTTTAACAGTGACGACGACACCATTGAGTTTAGCAGATGCTATTGAAAAGCTCCTTACACCACTAAAAATTATTAAGGTTCCGGCTCATGAGATTGGGTTAATGCTATCTATGAGTTTGCGCTTTGTTCCAACCTTAGTAGATGATACGAATCGAATCATGAATGCGCAAAGGGCGCGTGGTGTTGATTTTGGTGAAGGAAATCTATTAAAAAGGATCCGTTCCTTTATTCCGATCCTCATTCCTTTGTTTGCCTCAAGTTTTAAACGTGCAGATGCATTAGCAATTGCGATGGAAGCGAGAGGGTACAAAGGTGGTGAGGGACGAACACGCTATCGGACTTTGCAGTGGGGAGTAAAAGATACTCTGGCATTGCTCGTTATTCTGTGCCTCATGTTGATAGTTTTTTATCTTAAAAATGGATAG
- the pgsA gene encoding CDP-diacylglycerol--glycerol-3-phosphate 3-phosphatidyltransferase produces the protein MKKENIPNALTLIRVVMIPIFIAILSLSHSYLGHIVAAVIFAIASITDYLDGFLARKWNVVSNFGKFADPMADKLLVMSAFIMMIELKMVPAWIAAVIICRELAVTGLRLLLVETGGTVLAAAMPGKIKTFSQMFAIIFLLCHWTLPGQVLLYIALIFTIYSGYDYFKGSSYLFKDTFK, from the coding sequence ATGAAAAAAGAAAATATTCCTAATGCATTGACATTAATTCGGGTTGTGATGATTCCTATTTTTATTGCTATTTTAAGTTTAAGTCACTCTTATCTAGGACATATTGTAGCGGCAGTTATTTTTGCAATTGCTAGTATTACAGATTATTTAGATGGCTTTCTTGCACGAAAATGGAATGTAGTGAGTAATTTTGGTAAATTTGCCGATCCAATGGCAGATAAATTATTGGTCATGTCAGCCTTTATTATGATGATTGAATTAAAAATGGTTCCTGCTTGGATTGCAGCCGTTATCATTTGTCGTGAGTTAGCTGTTACTGGTTTGCGTCTTCTCCTTGTTGAGACAGGTGGTACAGTTCTTGCTGCAGCCATGCCAGGAAAAATTAAAACCTTTAGCCAAATGTTTGCCATTATCTTTTTGCTTTGCCATTGGACACTTCCAGGGCAAGTGTTGCTTTATATTGCATTGATTTTCACAATTTATTCTGGTTACGACTACTTTAAGGGAAGTAGTTATCTCTTTAAAGACACATTTAAATAA
- the sdaAB gene encoding L-serine ammonia-lyase, iron-sulfur-dependent subunit beta → MNSLKFQSVFDIIGPVMIGPSSSHTAGAVRIGKIVSSIFGEEPKEVEFQLFNSFAKTYRGHGTDLALVAGILGMDTDDPRIPDSLKIAHERGIRIVWSIQKESNAPHPNTTTITVKNDHKTISVTGISIGGGNIQVTELNGFAISLNMNTPTIIIVHQDVPGMIAHVTEALSRYDINIAQMNVTREKAGEKAIMIIEVDSRSCEAAIDDIRKIPHLHNVNFFK, encoded by the coding sequence ATGAACTCTTTAAAATTCCAATCAGTTTTTGATATTATTGGACCTGTGATGATCGGCCCATCCAGTAGTCACACTGCAGGTGCTGTTCGAATTGGTAAAATTGTTTCTTCTATCTTTGGAGAGGAGCCAAAAGAAGTTGAGTTCCAATTATTTAATTCCTTCGCCAAAACCTATCGTGGTCATGGAACAGATTTAGCCTTAGTAGCGGGCATCTTAGGAATGGACACAGATGATCCTAGAATCCCAGATAGTCTAAAAATTGCACATGAACGAGGCATTCGGATTGTTTGGTCTATTCAAAAAGAAAGCAATGCTCCTCACCCAAACACAACGACTATTACTGTTAAAAATGATCATAAAACGATTTCTGTCACTGGAATCTCAATTGGTGGTGGGAACATACAGGTTACTGAGTTAAATGGCTTTGCTATCTCGCTAAATATGAATACTCCAACCATTATCATTGTTCACCAGGACGTCCCTGGAATGATCGCCCATGTGACAGAAGCTCTTTCTCGCTATGATATTAACATTGCACAAATGAATGTAACACGGGAAAAAGCTGGAGAAAAAGCGATTATGATTATAGAAGTTGACTCAAGGAGTTGTGAAGCAGCTATCGACGATATCCGTAAAATTCCTCATCTTCATAATGTCAACTTTTTCAAATAA
- a CDS encoding energy-coupling factor ABC transporter ATP-binding protein, translating to MKQMIELKNVSFRYDKTVEEYQIDTVSFHVKQGEWLSIVGHNGSGKSTVVRLIDGLLEAESGEIYVDGKQLTRETIWEIRSKIGIVFQNPDNQFVGATVEDDVAFGLENQGIPREEMLQRVEKAIEQVGMLEFKDREPSRLSGGQKQRVAIAGIIALRPTIIILDEATSMLDPEGREDLMAVMRKLQKKFQLTIISITHDLTEIALSDRTLVFQKGKLESSMTPRELFSRNDLNEIGLDKPFSKQVQESLSSHFPLKQDYLTESELLDQLWESL from the coding sequence ATGAAACAGATGATTGAGCTAAAAAATGTATCCTTTCGATACGATAAAACAGTAGAAGAGTATCAAATTGACACGGTTTCGTTTCACGTGAAACAAGGAGAGTGGCTTTCGATTGTTGGACACAATGGTAGTGGGAAATCTACAGTTGTACGCCTGATTGATGGTCTTTTGGAAGCTGAGTCTGGTGAGATTTACGTTGATGGAAAACAACTGACTCGTGAAACCATATGGGAAATCCGTAGTAAAATTGGGATTGTATTTCAGAACCCTGACAACCAATTTGTTGGTGCGACAGTAGAAGATGATGTTGCCTTTGGTTTAGAAAATCAAGGAATTCCACGGGAAGAAATGCTTCAACGTGTGGAGAAGGCTATTGAGCAAGTCGGTATGCTGGAGTTTAAAGATCGCGAACCATCTCGTTTGTCAGGTGGTCAAAAGCAACGAGTGGCCATAGCAGGTATTATCGCCTTGAGACCAACTATTATTATCCTTGATGAAGCAACTAGTATGTTGGATCCAGAAGGTAGAGAGGACCTAATGGCAGTAATGAGAAAACTTCAGAAAAAGTTTCAATTAACAATTATCTCCATTACCCATGATTTAACCGAAATTGCCTTAAGTGATCGAACACTCGTGTTTCAAAAAGGAAAACTAGAGTCTTCTATGACGCCGCGGGAATTGTTTTCAAGAAATGATCTGAATGAGATTGGATTAGATAAGCCTTTTAGTAAGCAGGTCCAAGAATCTCTCAGCTCGCATTTTCCGCTAAAGCAGGACTATCTAACAGAAAGTGAGTTATTAGACCAACTATGGGAATCTCTTTAA
- a CDS encoding NUDIX hydrolase: MRQQDFRTKIGSTVFGVRATALIVKDNRLFVIEDEDGCYTIGGAIQVNETTEDAVVREVKEELGVTSKAGPLAFVVENHFEQAGIHYHNIEFHYFVDLLEDAPLVMQEDTKQLPCRWIALDDLHTVDLKPAFLKSALPDWDGKLRHIHLEK, from the coding sequence ATGAGGCAACAGGATTTTCGGACGAAAATAGGTTCTACTGTTTTTGGTGTGAGAGCGACTGCTTTGATTGTAAAAGATAATCGCTTGTTCGTCATAGAAGATGAGGACGGCTGTTATACAATCGGAGGTGCTATTCAAGTCAATGAAACTACAGAAGATGCTGTAGTTCGGGAAGTCAAAGAGGAACTTGGTGTTACATCTAAAGCAGGTCCACTAGCTTTCGTGGTTGAAAATCACTTTGAACAAGCTGGAATCCACTACCATAACATTGAATTTCATTATTTTGTGGACTTGCTGGAAGATGCACCTTTGGTCATGCAGGAAGATACAAAGCAATTACCTTGCCGTTGGATTGCTTTAGATGATTTACATACTGTTGACCTGAAACCGGCTTTTTTAAAATCAGCCCTACCAGACTGGGACGGAAAATTACGACACATCCATCTTGAGAAATAG
- the apf gene encoding aggregation-promoting factor, with translation MNKKQMMKQIIGLSLLAGLFLPIVANADSYTVKSGDTLSAIAKERNTTVDAIAKKNKISNVNLISVGQVLEIEDANTTQKTTEQAPASKTDTTQATTTVSASDGLSAEDAAAKEWIAQKESSGSYTAQNGQYYGRYQLTITYLNGDLSPANQEKVANQYVVNRYGSWSAAKNFWLANGWY, from the coding sequence ATGAATAAAAAACAAATGATGAAACAAATTATTGGACTTAGTTTACTTGCAGGACTTTTCCTTCCAATTGTAGCGAATGCAGATTCTTATACTGTAAAATCAGGTGATACTTTATCTGCTATTGCTAAAGAGAGGAACACAACGGTTGATGCGATTGCTAAGAAAAATAAGATTAGTAACGTGAATCTCATCTCAGTTGGTCAAGTTCTTGAGATTGAAGATGCAAATACAACGCAGAAAACTACGGAGCAAGCTCCTGCTAGTAAAACGGATACTACACAAGCAACAACTACTGTCTCTGCTTCAGATGGCTTGAGTGCGGAAGACGCGGCTGCTAAGGAATGGATTGCTCAGAAAGAGTCAAGTGGTAGCTATACAGCACAAAATGGCCAATATTATGGCCGTTACCAATTGACTATCACTTATTTGAATGGTGATTTATCACCTGCAAACCAAGAAAAAGTGGCCAATCAATATGTTGTCAACCGTTATGGATCGTGGTCTGCAGCTAAAAATTTCTGGTTGGCAAATGGCTGGTATTAA
- a CDS encoding energy-coupling factor transporter ATPase: MGISLKNVYYTYQEGSPFEGQALSDISLEIKNGSYTAIIGHTGSGKSTLLQLLNGLLRPTTGTIQFEDFVLDNHSEPKEMKYLRKKVGLVFQFPESQLFAETVLADVAFGPQNFGVPKDKAEEIAKEKLAIVGLEESIYDKSPFELSGGQMRRVAIAGILAIEPEILVLDEPTAGLDPAGRKELMALFETLHKNGMTLVLVTHTMDDVANFADTVFALEAGKLVLNGSPREVFQQVEYLQKLQLGVPQITNFALQLKRRGLSLDRLPIKIEELKELLLHE; encoded by the coding sequence ATGGGAATCTCTTTAAAGAATGTCTATTATACTTATCAAGAGGGAAGTCCTTTTGAAGGGCAGGCGCTTTCTGATATTAGTTTGGAAATAAAAAATGGATCTTATACAGCCATCATCGGGCATACTGGTAGTGGCAAGTCTACTTTGTTGCAATTACTAAATGGTTTACTGCGTCCGACTACAGGAACGATTCAATTTGAAGATTTTGTTTTAGATAATCATTCTGAGCCAAAAGAAATGAAGTACCTGAGAAAAAAAGTCGGTTTGGTTTTTCAATTTCCAGAAAGTCAGCTATTTGCGGAAACCGTTCTAGCTGATGTAGCCTTTGGACCACAGAATTTTGGGGTACCTAAGGACAAAGCGGAGGAAATAGCCAAAGAAAAATTAGCGATCGTTGGTTTAGAAGAGTCTATCTATGATAAAAGTCCATTTGAACTATCTGGTGGACAAATGAGGCGAGTTGCGATCGCGGGTATTTTAGCTATCGAACCAGAGATTTTAGTATTGGACGAGCCGACAGCAGGGCTAGATCCTGCTGGAAGAAAGGAATTGATGGCACTGTTTGAGACATTACATAAAAATGGGATGACCCTAGTTCTGGTAACTCATACGATGGATGATGTAGCAAATTTTGCTGATACCGTATTTGCTTTAGAAGCGGGAAAACTTGTCCTAAACGGATCCCCCAGGGAAGTATTTCAACAGGTTGAGTATTTACAAAAACTTCAATTAGGAGTCCCACAAATTACGAATTTTGCTCTTCAATTGAAACGAAGAGGACTTTCCCTGGACAGACTACCAATCAAAATTGAGGAACTAAAGGAGCTGTTACTTCATGAATAA
- a CDS encoding LysM peptidoglycan-binding domain-containing protein: MNSKKFQWTVTSLLSAASLFISGIATVNAETYEVKSGDTLSKIALENNTSVENIIASNNLTNEDLIYAGQIIELGERSKSMIDKVAPQEQAKPAESAPTATATAQAAQKQTTYAANAAVTSAQSTNGGIVLSNGNTAGEQGSYAAARMAEMTGVPASTWEAIIARESNGQVNAANASGASGLFQTMPGWGSTATVDDQIQAAYNAYSSQGLSAWGY; this comes from the coding sequence ATGAACAGTAAAAAGTTCCAATGGACAGTCACTTCCCTACTTTCAGCAGCGTCACTTTTCATTTCTGGTATTGCTACAGTGAATGCTGAAACTTACGAAGTGAAGTCTGGAGATACTCTATCAAAAATTGCACTAGAAAATAACACTTCAGTAGAAAATATTATTGCATCTAACAATTTGACCAATGAAGATTTGATCTATGCAGGACAAATTATTGAGTTAGGTGAGCGTTCAAAATCTATGATTGATAAAGTTGCTCCACAAGAGCAAGCAAAACCTGCTGAAAGTGCACCTACAGCAACTGCAACAGCACAAGCTGCTCAAAAACAAACAACTTATGCAGCAAATGCTGCAGTGACTTCTGCACAATCAACAAATGGTGGAATTGTTCTATCAAATGGGAATACTGCTGGAGAACAAGGATCTTATGCTGCTGCTCGTATGGCTGAAATGACTGGCGTACCTGCTTCTACTTGGGAAGCAATCATTGCCCGTGAATCAAATGGTCAAGTAAATGCAGCAAATGCTTCTGGTGCCAGTGGTTTGTTCCAAACAATGCCAGGTTGGGGTTCAACTGCAACAGTTGATGATCAAATCCAGGCTGCATACAATGCATATAGCTCACAAGGTTTGTCAGCTTGGGGTTATTAA
- a CDS encoding helix-turn-helix domain-containing protein produces the protein MKKRTIGQVLKLSRVNLHLSLQDVSNKTAIEIPYIEALENDEFDLLPSPFYAQIYLKKLAWALGLDESILLTAFREGKELLFDEEILVDDEELHSRKLRQKASWLPILYYLLVSFAILGFVIYIVYFYEFTASVK, from the coding sequence ATGAAGAAGAGAACGATTGGTCAAGTGTTAAAACTGTCAAGAGTAAATTTACACTTAAGTTTACAGGATGTGTCAAATAAAACAGCCATTGAAATTCCTTATATAGAAGCGTTGGAAAACGATGAGTTTGATCTATTACCGAGTCCCTTTTACGCTCAGATCTATCTTAAAAAGTTAGCATGGGCTTTGGGATTAGATGAGTCCATCTTATTGACAGCTTTTCGTGAAGGAAAAGAATTGTTATTTGATGAAGAAATACTTGTAGATGACGAAGAGCTTCATTCAAGAAAATTAAGACAGAAAGCGAGCTGGTTACCAATCCTGTATTATCTACTAGTTAGTTTTGCCATTCTTGGCTTTGTGATTTATATCGTATATTTTTATGAGTTTACAGCATCTGTAAAATAG
- a CDS encoding SseB family protein, whose translation MFQFFKKKIENTKTISDYKKQYLREKTTESIEALFKELKQSKVWVPFNASLMDGSDEQEGVRLKPDILRKGDDYFYPCFLTEQDIPKDYYDRFSWLQIPFTDCLFTAERIGKFPVRGIVLDAFSDPVEIDKGVFEAIRQS comes from the coding sequence GTGTTTCAGTTCTTTAAGAAAAAAATAGAGAATACAAAGACTATCTCTGATTATAAGAAACAGTATTTGAGGGAAAAAACGACGGAGTCAATTGAAGCTTTGTTCAAGGAATTGAAGCAATCTAAAGTTTGGGTTCCCTTTAATGCTTCTTTAATGGATGGGAGTGATGAACAAGAAGGTGTTCGTCTAAAACCGGATATTCTACGAAAGGGAGACGACTACTTTTATCCTTGTTTCTTGACGGAACAGGATATTCCTAAAGATTATTACGATCGTTTTTCTTGGCTGCAAATACCTTTTACGGACTGTTTATTTACTGCAGAAAGGATAGGAAAGTTTCCAGTGAGAGGGATTGTTCTAGATGCATTCTCTGATCCAGTTGAGATTGACAAAGGAGTTTTTGAAGCAATCCGTCAGTCTTAG
- a CDS encoding HAD hydrolase-like protein, which produces MQALFFDLDGTLVDSSKGITESFQHTFDTLKVPQPDLKTIRSFMGPPLISSFEATLPETLVDQAVTIYRQYYHEKGQYKSTLFPQIVEALKALQDENIPLYVTTSKHEPVALQMCQDLGIAKYFKGIYGSNSDRIHKADVIRYALSINHLPKEETVIIGDTKFDLIGGQTVGIKTMAITWGFGDLDELLLYSPDFICHSPLDILETLKK; this is translated from the coding sequence ATGCAAGCCTTATTTTTTGACTTAGACGGAACATTAGTTGACAGTTCCAAGGGAATTACAGAGAGTTTTCAACATACATTCGATACTTTGAAGGTTCCTCAACCCGATCTCAAAACCATCCGTAGTTTTATGGGACCACCTTTGATTTCTAGTTTTGAAGCTACCCTTCCTGAAACTTTGGTAGATCAAGCAGTGACTATCTATCGCCAGTATTATCATGAAAAAGGGCAATACAAATCAACTCTATTTCCTCAAATAGTAGAAGCTTTGAAAGCTTTACAAGACGAAAACATTCCTCTTTATGTAACTACTTCAAAACATGAACCAGTTGCTTTACAGATGTGTCAAGATTTAGGTATTGCTAAATACTTTAAAGGAATTTATGGATCAAATTCAGATCGTATCCACAAAGCTGATGTCATTCGATACGCCTTGTCAATCAATCACCTTCCAAAAGAGGAGACAGTGATTATTGGAGACACAAAATTTGACCTCATTGGAGGTCAAACAGTTGGCATAAAAACCATGGCAATCACTTGGGGATTTGGAGATCTTGATGAGCTACTTCTTTACTCACCAGATTTTATTTGTCACTCTCCACTTGACATTCTTGAGACATTAAAAAAATAG